A segment of the Odoribacter splanchnicus DSM 20712 genome:
CCTTTCATCTGATCGTTCTGCGGTTGGTTTTTATTATTCATAATCATATAGATGATATTGGTCGCAGTCATCAACAGACAGAATAAGCTGACATGATTACCGTAAAACGGAATGGTAAAGGGTAAGGTGGCGATAGAATCGTATGAAGCCAAATCCGTCGCCCACAGGAAGCTCTGCTGTCTCAGTTCGATCGCTCCCGGGAAGAAATAGAACAGGGCGATCAGGATAGGCATCTGGATCAACATCGGTAAACATCCACCCATCGGATTTACTCCGGCTTGCTTATAAAGCTTCATGGTAGCCTGTTGACGTTCCATCGCTTTGTCGGCCGGATATTTCTTGGCGATCTCATCTACCTGGGGTTTCAATACCCGCATACGTGCCTGTGACATATACGATTTATAAGTCAGCGGGAACAGGATGATTTTGATGATCAGGGTCAGTAATAAAATAATAATTCCGTAATTCAATGCGGTGTGGTTTTCCAGGAAATTGAAAATAGGAATAACGAAATATTTATTGAACCACGCAATCCATTTCCATCCCATATTGATGACATCGGGAAGGTCTAAATGATCTCCGTATTCTTTCAATACCTTATAGGAGTTAGGACCGAAGAAAAACTGCATGTTGTATTGCTCGTTGGCCGAACCGTTATAGGCTAAAGGAATTTCAGCATAAGCATCTTTCAGATATCCGTCTTTTTTACTGATGTTCGATTTCAGTTCCACATCACTCAAAGGCTGTTCGCTGATCAGGATAGAGGAAAAGAATTGTTGTTTGAAGTCTATCCATTGTACCTTGTTCGGAAGCGTCTCCTCTTCATCGGAGGTCAGGGACATGTTTTCAACGGCATCTTCGCTGAATTTGTAGTAAACACCGGTATAACGGTTTTCAAAATCTTTACTTTTTTCCAGCTGGGGCATATTGATTCCCCAGAAAAGCGTCAGAAACGAGGAATTGGATGCAATGACATCCCCCATATTGTGGGTGATGATGCTGAAATCGGTCATATAGCTGTCCGGGGCTAACTTGTAAAGGTATTCCAGGTATCTGCTGCTGTCGGCATAAAGACGCATAGAGAGCACCTGTTCATTTCCCTGGGCATAAAGCGTCGTTTCTGTCGTACTGGGTGTAAAGAAAAATTTCTCGGTATTGATCTCCTGATTCCGGGCGTAGAAATTCATGCCGAAAGCGGTTTCTCCGTTTTTCCACAACACCAAAGGCAGCGAATCGTGTGTCCGGTATTCTTTTAAGTCTACATATACGATGCGTCCCCCCAGAGTACTGATGTGCAATTTTATTTTATCATTTTCCAGGGTGATGATTTTGTTTTCCGTATCGTTTTGTACGAAAATAGAATCACTTTTGGTAGCCAGGGGATTGGCGGCAGTCGTATTGTCCGGCGTTTTTTGTGCCTGTTGTTGTGCTGCCAGTTCCTGGGCTCTGAGTCGGTCTACCCGCGCAATGGAATCCTGTTTCCGCTGCATTTCGGCCACTTGCTCCTTACTCGGACGCGTGAGATAGGAAAAGCCGATGAGAATAAGAAAAATAATGACTAATCCGGCGATGGTGTTTTTATCCATAGGTTCTTTTAACTTTATGATAAACAAGCTTTGATAAATGATACGAATAACGGATGAGGTTTAATTACAGTACTTTTATACTCCGGATGGAACTGTACTCCGACGAACCATTTGTGAGCAGGAATCTCGACGATTTCGGTCAATCCGCTTTCCGGGTTGATACCGGTGGTGATCATACCTGCTTTTTCAAAATCCTCCCGGTATTTGCTGTTGAACTCATACCGGTGGCGGTGTCTCTCCTGTATTTCTTTTTGTCCGTAAGCTTCATAAGCTTTGGAACCTTCCGTTAATTCACATTTGTAGGCTCCCAGACGCATGGTGCCTCCCTTTTCGGTTACATTCAACTGTGAATCCATCAGGTCGATCACCGGATACTGGGTTTTGGCAGCCATTTCTGTCGAATCGGCACCTTCCATGTGCAGCACGTTACGTGCAAATTCGATGACAGCCATCTGCATCCCCAGACAAATACCGAGGAAAGGAATGTTGTTCTCCCGGGCATATCGGATAGCGACCAGTTTCCCCGAAATCCCCCGGTGTCCGAACCCCGGTGCTACTAAAATACCGTGCAGATTTTTCAGGCAGTCGGCTGCATTTTGTTCATTCAGTTCTTCGCTGTGGATCCATTCGATATTTACTTTACAGTCATTGACTGCTCCGGCATGGATGAAAGCTTCGACAATCGATTTATAGGCGTCGTGTAATTCGACGTATTTCCCGACTAAACCGATCCGTACTTCTTTGCTGTAGTTTTTTAATTTATATAGGAATTTTTTCCAGGATTCCAGATCCGGTTCGCTGTTTAAAGGTAATCCCAATTGTTCGAGTACGATTTCATCCAACTTTTCTTCTCTCATCTTGATCGGTACTTCATAGATGGTAGAAACGTCGATCGACTGGATGACCGCTTTGGGTGCTACATTACAGAAAAGGGCTACTTTCCGGCGTAAATCGGAATTCAGTTCATGTTCTGTACGTAATACCAGTACATCCGGTTGCACTCCGATTTCCAGCAAGGCTTTCACCGAATGCTGGGTAGGCTTCGTTTTTAATTCACCGGAAGCCGATAAGAAGGGTACCAGTGTCAAGTGGATCAATACCGATTTTTCCCCCAACTCCCATCGTAACTGCCGGACAGCTTCAATGAAAGGCAAAGATTCGATGTCTCCGACAGTACCTCCGATTTCAGTGATCACGACATCATATTCGCCTTTGTTGCCCAATAATTTGATGTTTCGTTTAATCTCATCGGTGATATGCGGGACGATCTGTACGGTTTTACCCAGATAATCTCCCCGTCTTTCTTTGTTGATTACATTCTGGTAAATCCGTCCGGTAGTAATATTATTGGCCTGCGAAGTCGGACAACCGGTAAATCTTTCGTAATGTCCGAGATCGAGGTCTGTTTCTGCTCCGTCGTCCGTCACATAACATTCGCCATGCTCGTATGGATTTAATGTCCCCGGATCTATGTTGATGTAGGGATCCAGTTTTTGGTTCGCAACTTTATACCCCCTGGCCTGCAGTAATTTAGCAAGTGATGAAGCGATAATGCCTTTCCCTAGAGAAGAAGCGACTCCACCTGTAACGAAAACATACTTTGTTGACACTGTATCTTGAATTTTATTGATTTATCAAAGTGGCAAAGGTAATAAATTAAAAGGTTAAAAGTGAAAAGTAGAAGGTAAAAAGTTGGCGAAAGGTAAAAGCAAAGAGATGGGAGTGGTTATGAGGTATGAGGCGGGGAGGAAGAATAGGAGAGTGGGTAAAAAATTAACGCTCTGTGAACAAAGGGGGGAATTGTTCTCCTGGGGAGAGGCTTTGTCGGCAGAGCGTTAATCGGCTTTGAGGAGCCGCTGTTTAGATCAGGCTGTCGAGAGCTTTCAGTTTTTCCTGAAGTAAATTCAGCCGTTGGCGGGTATTTTCGATTTTAGAATTCAATTCTTCGATCAAGCCTTGAGATTTACTGGATTTGGCGATAAAACCGATGTTGTTTTCATAGGTGTTGACGTCGAGTTCCAATTGTCTGATTTTGGCCACCAACTTTTCTCTTTCGTTGATAATTTTGTAATCCTTATAATCACCGGCATCCAGTGAGGACAATTTTGCCCTGAATCTTTCCAGGTCACGGTCGTATTCATCCAGATTGAGCTGGTCGAACCAGCCGTCGATGAGATGTCTGAATTCTTCCTGGATAGCGTCTTTGTATTTAATAGGTACAAATCCGATTTCTGCCCAGCGGTTCTGAAAGTCTTTCAGCTTATTGATATCTTCCTCTGCATTCCCGGACAAAGTAAACTGGCGGGCTTCTTCGATAATCGCTTTTTTCAGTTCCAGATTTTTGCTCTGTTCAGAATCGATGTCTTTGAAATGGAGTTTTTTGTTATTGAAAAAAGTATCACAAGCTTCCCGGAAACGTGCCCATACTTTGTTCGAATATTTCTTGGGAGCGGGACCGATTTTCTTCCATTCTTTCTGATAAGAGATGATTCTGTCGGTCGTGATTTTCCAGTCGGTACTGTCTTTGATCGCTTCTACTTTTTCACAGAGCTTGATTTTTAATTCCAGGTTTTTATCCTGTTCGGCCGACATGTTCTTATAGAAATCCCGTTTACGCTCGAAGAAAGTATCGCAGGACGAGCGGAATTTTTTATAGATTTTATTCCGCTCCTTTTGGGGAATGGTTCCCGAATGCTTCCATTCTTCCTGTAGGTCAATAATATTCTGAGTGGCTGTATTCCATTCCGATATAGAACGGTATTCACCGGCAGCGATAGCTGCTGCTTTTCCGCAAATTTCTTCTTTGACTTTCAGGTTATCTTCCTGTTCCTGTTTCAGGGATTCGAAAAAATGATGGTATTTTTCGTTGATCTGGCTAGTGGCAGCTTTAAAGCGTTCCCAAAGCGGTTCTTTTTGTTCTTTGGGAATAGGACCGATTTCTTTCCAGCGGGAATGCAGTAGTTGTAATTGTTTGAAAGCTCCGGCGATATCGTTGTTTTCAACCAATTTTTCAGCTTCTTCACAAAGAGCGTTTTTCGCATCCAGGTTCCGTTTCAGGTCCAGGTCGCGCAACTCTTTATTGATCTTGATATAGTTATAAAAATTTTCAACGTGATGGTGATAAGTCTCCAACAGGCCGTTTAATTGCCCTTGAGGTACCATTCCGGTATTCCGCCAGCGTTCCTGTAAGTCCCGGAATTCCTGGAATGTCTTGTCCAGTGCTTCCTCTTTTTGCACCAGTGCTTTCAATTCTTCGATAATACCGAGTTTTATTTTCAGATTTTCTTCGCGTTCGGCTTCCGTTTGCCGGGCTGTAGCGTTTTTTTTATCTTTATAGAGCTTGTAGAGGGCATTGAAACGTTCCCGGTTGTCGTTTTTGTATTCGAAATCTTCCGGTTTATCTCCGTTGGCAGTGAAGATGGCCAATGCTTTTTCATACTCCTCTTTATACCGGGATTCAAAAATCTCGGGTAATCCTTCAAATATTTCTTTTAAAGATACCACCGGGTAATCATTGATCAGCTTTTGGGCTTGCCGAATGATTTCCTCTGTACTTAATATAGAAAAATCAATTTCCGGTACTTCTTTCTTTTCCTTAGCGTTTTCGACGGCCTTGCTTTCAGCGGCAACGGGTTCGTCGTTTGTACTGGTTTCTAAGATTTCCGGATTCTTGATTTCCTCTTCCGGGATTAAACTGTTTTCTTGCTCCATGATTTGTCAGCAGTTAAGTGTTCGCATATCAATAGGATACATTATCATAACCTGCTTTCCCTGAAAAGGAATTTCGAAAACCTTTGAGAAATACGGCTTCTATGCTCTATTGAACTCACGAAAATACTTTATTTTTCTGAGAAAGACAAATTTTTGGATTTACCTTTGTCAGGTTTGTTGTAGATCATGATATTATTTGACTGATGTGTAAATTATTTTGTTCCTTTTCAGAATTCTTTCAGGAGATTTACTGTCTTGAATTTTAAATTTAGTAAGAAAGCTTTTATCTTTGACTTTTTAATATCGAGACAATGGGTTATTATATTTTGTATGGTTTTCTTTGGGTGGGTGGGCTGTTGCCTCTGAGGATCTTGTATTTTTTTTCGGATATTTATTTTTATCTGATTTACTATCTGTTGAAATACAGACGCCGGGTAGTACGGGCGAATTTACAGCATGCTTTCCCGGAAAAAGATCTTTCGGAAATTATAAAGATTGAAAAACGATATTACCGGCATTTGTGTGATTTTTTTGTGGAAATGTACAAGATGTGGCATATGTCGGATGAACAAATACGCAGAAGGTGTAAGTTTACGAATCCTGAAGTGATTCGGCGGTATTTCGATCAGGGTAAAAGTGTTATCGGGGTATTGGGGCATTACGGCAATTGGGAATGGATGTCTTCCTATAGCCTTTGGATGCCCCGGGAATTCGACTTCTTTACCTTATATAAACCTCTGCATAATGCGGTAGCGGATAAAATGATGATCCGGCTGAGGTCGAGGTTCGGGGCGAAACCGGTACCTAAAAACGATATTTTGCGCCGGATTGTCGAAAACAAAAGAAACGGACGCTTATTCCTGGCCGGATTTATCGGTGATCAGACACCGAATAGGGCTAACCTGAATTTTTGGATGGAATTTTTAAATCAGGATACGCCTATATTAGTAGGAACCGAGAAGATTGCCCGGAAATTCGGTTTGCCGGTAATATCCCTGAAGATGCGGAAGGTGAGGAGAGGGTATTATGAGGTGGATTTTGTCGATGTATGTAGTGATCCCGGACAATTGGAACCCGGGGAATTGACCCGGATACATACACGTCTTTTAGAGCGGTATATCCGCGAGGTTCCTGAATTATGGCTTTGGTCGCATAAACGGTGGAAACATACACGGAATACGGATGGAAGTGAAAAATAAAGAAATGGCTCGGGTTGCGGTGATCATATTGAATTGGAACGGGGAAAAATTACTCCGTGAGTTTTTGCCTTCGGTGGTTAAATACACCGATCCCGGTTTGGGCCGGATTGTCGTGGCCGATAATGCTTCCGAAGACGATTCGGTCCGGATACTGGAACAAGAGTTTCCGGAAGTGGAATTGATCCGGTTTTCGCAAAATCATGGATTTGCAGGTGGATACAACCGGGCTGTCGGTTTGGTACCGGAGGAGATCGTTGTATTGCTGAATAGTGATGTGGAGGTCGCTCCCGGATGGCTGGAACCTTTGGTCGCTCTCCTGGACGAAGAACCGGGGATTGCAGCAGTGCAACCTAAAATTTTGGCTTATACGAACCGGAATCATTTCGAGTATGCGGGGGCTTGCGGAGGGTTTATCGATTCCCTGGGTTTTCCGTTTTGCAGGGGACGGATTTTGAACGTGACCGAAGAGGACCGGGGCCAATATGATGAGGTGCGCGAAGTGTTCTGGTGTAG
Coding sequences within it:
- a CDS encoding DUF349 domain-containing protein is translated as MEQENSLIPEEEIKNPEILETSTNDEPVAAESKAVENAKEKKEVPEIDFSILSTEEIIRQAQKLINDYPVVSLKEIFEGLPEIFESRYKEEYEKALAIFTANGDKPEDFEYKNDNRERFNALYKLYKDKKNATARQTEAEREENLKIKLGIIEELKALVQKEEALDKTFQEFRDLQERWRNTGMVPQGQLNGLLETYHHHVENFYNYIKINKELRDLDLKRNLDAKNALCEEAEKLVENNDIAGAFKQLQLLHSRWKEIGPIPKEQKEPLWERFKAATSQINEKYHHFFESLKQEQEDNLKVKEEICGKAAAIAAGEYRSISEWNTATQNIIDLQEEWKHSGTIPQKERNKIYKKFRSSCDTFFERKRDFYKNMSAEQDKNLELKIKLCEKVEAIKDSTDWKITTDRIISYQKEWKKIGPAPKKYSNKVWARFREACDTFFNNKKLHFKDIDSEQSKNLELKKAIIEEARQFTLSGNAEEDINKLKDFQNRWAEIGFVPIKYKDAIQEEFRHLIDGWFDQLNLDEYDRDLERFRAKLSSLDAGDYKDYKIINEREKLVAKIRQLELDVNTYENNIGFIAKSSKSQGLIEELNSKIENTRQRLNLLQEKLKALDSLI
- a CDS encoding CTP synthase, giving the protein MSTKYVFVTGGVASSLGKGIIASSLAKLLQARGYKVANQKLDPYINIDPGTLNPYEHGECYVTDDGAETDLDLGHYERFTGCPTSQANNITTGRIYQNVINKERRGDYLGKTVQIVPHITDEIKRNIKLLGNKGEYDVVITEIGGTVGDIESLPFIEAVRQLRWELGEKSVLIHLTLVPFLSASGELKTKPTQHSVKALLEIGVQPDVLVLRTEHELNSDLRRKVALFCNVAPKAVIQSIDVSTIYEVPIKMREEKLDEIVLEQLGLPLNSEPDLESWKKFLYKLKNYSKEVRIGLVGKYVELHDAYKSIVEAFIHAGAVNDCKVNIEWIHSEELNEQNAADCLKNLHGILVAPGFGHRGISGKLVAIRYARENNIPFLGICLGMQMAVIEFARNVLHMEGADSTEMAAKTQYPVIDLMDSQLNVTEKGGTMRLGAYKCELTEGSKAYEAYGQKEIQERHRHRYEFNSKYREDFEKAGMITTGINPESGLTEIVEIPAHKWFVGVQFHPEYKSTVIKPHPLFVSFIKACLS
- a CDS encoding lysophospholipid acyltransferase family protein; the protein is MGYYILYGFLWVGGLLPLRILYFFSDIYFYLIYYLLKYRRRVVRANLQHAFPEKDLSEIIKIEKRYYRHLCDFFVEMYKMWHMSDEQIRRRCKFTNPEVIRRYFDQGKSVIGVLGHYGNWEWMSSYSLWMPREFDFFTLYKPLHNAVADKMMIRLRSRFGAKPVPKNDILRRIVENKRNGRLFLAGFIGDQTPNRANLNFWMEFLNQDTPILVGTEKIARKFGLPVISLKMRKVRRGYYEVDFVDVCSDPGQLEPGELTRIHTRLLERYIREVPELWLWSHKRWKHTRNTDGSEK
- the yidC gene encoding membrane protein insertase YidC, encoding MDKNTIAGLVIIFLILIGFSYLTRPSKEQVAEMQRKQDSIARVDRLRAQELAAQQQAQKTPDNTTAANPLATKSDSIFVQNDTENKIITLENDKIKLHISTLGGRIVYVDLKEYRTHDSLPLVLWKNGETAFGMNFYARNQEINTEKFFFTPSTTETTLYAQGNEQVLSMRLYADSSRYLEYLYKLAPDSYMTDFSIITHNMGDVIASNSSFLTLFWGINMPQLEKSKDFENRYTGVYYKFSEDAVENMSLTSDEEETLPNKVQWIDFKQQFFSSILISEQPLSDVELKSNISKKDGYLKDAYAEIPLAYNGSANEQYNMQFFFGPNSYKVLKEYGDHLDLPDVINMGWKWIAWFNKYFVIPIFNFLENHTALNYGIIILLLTLIIKIILFPLTYKSYMSQARMRVLKPQVDEIAKKYPADKAMERQQATMKLYKQAGVNPMGGCLPMLIQMPILIALFYFFPGAIELRQQSFLWATDLASYDSIATLPFTIPFYGNHVSLFCLLMTATNIIYMIMNNKNQPQNDQMKGMQTMMYIMPIMFLFIFNSYSSGLSYYYFIATLITILQTWIIRKFVDDQKLLKQIELAKSKPVKKSKFQQRLEEMQRMQQQQQKRGKK
- a CDS encoding glycosyltransferase family 2 protein; the protein is MARVAVIILNWNGEKLLREFLPSVVKYTDPGLGRIVVADNASEDDSVRILEQEFPEVELIRFSQNHGFAGGYNRAVGLVPEEIVVLLNSDVEVAPGWLEPLVALLDEEPGIAAVQPKILAYTNRNHFEYAGACGGFIDSLGFPFCRGRILNVTEEDRGQYDEVREVFWCSGAALCIRRESYLQAGGLDERFFAHMEEIDLCWRIRNRGYALKVQPASVVYHLGGGSLPMNHPRKLFLNYRNNLLMLYKNLSPREWKSKSRKRRVLDFMAWVMFLVKGEWANARSVGRAYREFGKMKKGYISATIIPKQDPCIYPGSVIFAFYFRHVRSFSQLWK